A genome region from Christensenella minuta includes the following:
- the rplS gene encoding 50S ribosomal protein L19: MNDIIRAVEAEQLKTDLPVMKVGDTVKVYVKVVEGTRERLQAFEGYLIAMKGGGLSETITVRRVSYGIGVERTFPIHSPRVDKIEVLRHGRVRRAKLFYLRDRVGKAAKIRES, translated from the coding sequence ATGAACGATATTATCAGAGCAGTAGAAGCCGAACAGCTTAAGACAGACCTACCCGTCATGAAGGTGGGAGACACCGTTAAGGTGTATGTAAAAGTTGTTGAGGGAACGAGAGAAAGATTGCAGGCATTCGAGGGATACCTGATCGCAATGAAAGGCGGCGGCCTTTCCGAGACGATCACCGTGCGCCGCGTATCTTATGGCATCGGAGTGGAAAGAACATTCCCGATTCATTCGCCCCGCGTGGATAAAATCGAAGTGCTTCGTCACGGCCGTGTGCGCAGAGCAAAGCTATTTTATTTGCGCGACAGAGTCGGCAAGGCGGCAAAGATCAGAGAATCTTAA
- the trmD gene encoding tRNA (guanosine(37)-N1)-methyltransferase TrmD codes for MIFNCLTIFPEMFSGFTGTSLCEKAISRALIEINTVNFRDYTEDKHNRVDAYPFGGGAGMLLMPQPLFSCFSALDERYAGKKTRSVYMSPAGRVLTQSKAAELAEYEVVNILCGHYEGVDQRVLDHLIDEEISIGDYVLTGGELPAMVLMDCIMRYVPGVLSNDESLSEESFSGGLLEYPQYTRPFSFQGMEVPEVLLSGHHKNIASWQREQALLKTLLCRPELLKDAELTGEDMKILERLKNKLDIPIEL; via the coding sequence ATGATATTTAATTGTCTCACGATTTTCCCCGAGATGTTTTCCGGGTTTACGGGAACAAGCCTATGCGAAAAGGCGATCTCTAGAGCGCTGATCGAAATCAACACCGTTAACTTCCGCGACTATACGGAAGATAAACATAACCGCGTCGACGCATATCCTTTTGGCGGTGGAGCCGGGATGCTTCTTATGCCGCAGCCATTGTTCAGTTGCTTTTCGGCATTGGACGAGCGGTACGCCGGGAAAAAAACGCGTAGCGTTTACATGAGCCCGGCAGGCCGTGTTTTGACGCAGTCCAAAGCCGCGGAACTTGCAGAGTATGAGGTTGTGAATATTTTATGCGGGCATTATGAAGGAGTAGACCAACGCGTCCTCGATCACCTGATTGACGAAGAGATATCCATTGGCGACTATGTTCTTACAGGCGGCGAGCTGCCGGCAATGGTTCTGATGGACTGTATAATGCGCTATGTGCCCGGCGTTCTCTCAAATGACGAATCCCTGTCCGAAGAGAGTTTCTCCGGCGGTTTGCTTGAATACCCGCAGTATACAAGGCCTTTTTCGTTTCAGGGGATGGAGGTGCCGGAAGTGCTTCTTTCCGGACATCATAAAAATATTGCCTCCTGGCAGAGGGAACAGGCCCTTCTGAAAACCCTCCTGTGTCGGCCGGAGCTTCTTAAAGACGCCGAACTGACCGGGGAAGACATGAAAATCCTGGAAAGGCTGAAAAACAAACTTGATATTCCAATCGAGTTGTGA